One genomic region from Colletotrichum lupini chromosome 7, complete sequence encodes:
- a CDS encoding FAD dependent oxidoreductase codes for MASFPNKLPESYASFKYDGLLVSHVPASSSSVTKVIMVTLNRPKKYNAMKGDMFTGLEVIFNTVSEDPRVRAVVITGAGKAFSGGADLDVGFMGMMALKETEESMRDFRDWSGRVALAISNCKKPTIAAVNGPAAGVGLTMILPATIRVAYEGARCGFPFSRRGLVLESCSAFFLPRLIGLSRANHVVATGDMYPVTDPLVSGLFSKFLPSPGETVEYAVRLAEDLAENTSLDPNRDLEQNGSKTMSQNGNTGKDGRKRVLVVGAGAAGMSTAYHLSNHPDKFDVTLIDSVDYCGGQAFSMPINKERHGASWFNQGVQGGSYIFHHTLTMFARQGYHADPVKLQVSFGKDDKFWTNVFPTEFIEKHQAEVRRLAFMLKIMRWFEVFFALLPLKVVFKLFRFSDEFTNVVGLPMTALFLGTGNATPEVPAIMLERLCTSPTYGMWYPADPNSVASNQPPMVVFPNFTDFYTTWKKDLESRGVTVRLSTELTEVVHRNKRGVLVKTKPRTPVEDGHNPVGGDPDAIESEEHYDEIVMCVLADTAKKILGKTSSWRERKVLGSATFSDDITITHNDADYMKKYYENFYDEKKAVKTLGKKGEVDESSRLAFAKDNFRPMYYIRMYDDDLSKLEMCFDTTNYQSQFPDKVPFEQHVFQTIYLNKDRDRKHWTDSEIDKDKIIRADWWHQLCHTWKHYTFVVPWMMFLQAKKRVRFAGSWTLVNAHEVAIMSGIAAAVDMGADYPEDLEHDKFALLCFRLYYLLAYGKWYRRKFKDSKSQKAKDGAGWASGLYGSVYKGPGVAEQERSVWREEVKAGRSTENLAEGNNGRSQP; via the exons ATGGCCTCATTCCCAAATAAGCTGCCCGAATCATACGCTTCGTTCAAGTACGATGGTCTACTCGTCTCCCATGTCCCAGCGAGCTCTTCATCCGTTACAAAGGTCATCATGGTCACCCTCAACCGGCCCAAAAAGTACAACGCCATGAAGGGAGACATGTTCACCGGCCTCGAGGTGATCTTCAACACCGTCAGCGAGGACCCGCGGGTCCGCGCGGTCGTCATCACGGGGGCAGGCAAGGCGTTCTCCGGAGGCGCGGACCTGGATGTTGGGTTTATGGGTATGATGGCCCTCAAGGAGACGGAGGAATCGATGAGGGATTTTAGGGATTG GAGCGGACGGGTTGCGCTGGCGATCTCAAACTGTAAGAAACCCACCATCGCCGCCGTCAACGGCCCCGCCGCCGGCGTCGGTCTGACAATGATCCTCCCGGCCACGATCCGGGTAGCCTACGAGGGCGCGCGGTGCGGCTTCCCCTTCTCCCGGCGCGGTCTCGTCCTCGAATCCTGCAGCGCCTTCTTCCTCCCGCGCCTCATAGGCCTCTCGCGCGCCAACCACGTGGTCGCGACGGGGGATATGTACCCCGTCACGGATCCGCTTGTCAGCGGGCTGTTTTCAAAGTTTCTGCCCTCGCCGGGGGAGACGGTGGAGTACGCGGTGAGGTTGGCGGAGGATCTGGCGGAGAATACGTCGTTG GATCCCAATCGTGACCTTGAGCAAAACGGCTCCAAAACCATGTCGCAAAACGGAAATACAGGCAAGGATGGGCGGAAGAGGGTCCTCGTTGTCGGCGCCGGTGCTGCTGG CATGTCGACAGCGTACCATCTCTCGAACCACCCGGACAAGTTCGATGTGACCCTCATCGACTCGGTCGATTACTGCGGAGGACAGGCCTTTTCGATGCCCATTAACAAGGAGCGACACGGCGCGAGCTGGTTCAACCAGGGTGTACAGGGCGGCAGCTACATCTTCCACCACACGCTGACCATGTTCGCCCGCCAAGGCTACCACGCGGATCCCGTCAAGCTTCAGGTCTCCTTCGGTAAGGACGATAAGTTCTGGACCAACGTCTTCCCGACCGAGTTCATCGAGAAGCACCAGGCCGAAGTCCGCAGACTGGCTTTCATGCTCAAGATTATGAGGTGGTTCGAAGTTTTTTTCGCATTACTGCCGTTGAAAGTTGTCTTCAAGCTATTTCGATTCTCAGACGAGTTCACAAACGTCGTGGGATTGCCCATGACTGCTCTCTTCCTTGGTACTGGCAACGCGACGCCAGAGGTGCCCGCCATCATGTTGGAACGTCTTTGTACTTCGCCAACGTACGGAATGTGGTACCCCGCCGACCCGAACAGCGTCGCCTCCAACCAGCCGCCAATGGTCGTCTTCCCCAACTTTACCGATTTCTATACTACATGGAAGAAGGACCTTGAGTCTCGAGGCGTGACTGTTCGCTTGTCGACGGAGCTCACTGAGGTTGTCCATCGCAACAAGCGTGGCGTCCTCGTAAAGACCAAACCCCGGACCCCCGTGGAAGACGGACATAACCCCGTTGGCGGCGACCCAGATGCAATCGAGTCAGAGGAACACTACGACGAGATCGTCATGTGCGTCCTTGCTGACACCGCTAAGAAGATCCTGGGCAAGACCTCATCATGGCGCGAGCGCAAGGTGCTCGGCTCGGCTACCTTCTCCGACGATATCACAATTACTCACAACGACGCCGACTACATGAAAAAGTACTATGAGAACTTTTACGACGAGAAGAAGGCTGTAAAGACACTCGGCAAGAAGGGCGAAGTTGACGAGTCATCCCGCCTTGCGTTCGCCAAGGACAACTTTAGACCCATGTACTACATTCGCATGTACGACGATGACCTTTCCAAGCTGGAGATGTGCTTTGACACCACCAACTACCAGTCCCAGTTCCCCGACAAGGTTCCCTTTGAGCAGCACGTCTTCCAGACCATCTACCTGAACAAGGACCGCGACCGCAAGCACTGGACCGACAGCGAGATTGACAAGGACAAGATCATCCGCGCCGACTGGTGGCATCAGCTTTGCCACACATGGAAGCACTACACCTTTGTCGTACCGTGGATGATGTTCCTCCAAGCCAAGAAGCGCGTCCGTTTCGCAGGCTCATGGACTCTGGTCAATGCGCACGAGGTCGCCATCATGTCTGGTATTGCTGCCGCTGTCGACATGGGCGCGGATTACCCCGAGGATTTGGAGCACGACAAGTTTGCGCTCTTGTGCTTCAGGCTCTACTATCTGTTGGCGTATGGGAAATGGTATCGTCGCAAGTTCAAGGACAGCAAGAGCCAGAAGGCCAAGGATGGCGCGGGCTGGGCTTCTGGGTTATATGGCAGTGTGTACAAGGGTCCTGGTGTGGCTGAGCAGGAGAGGTCGGTTTGGAGGGAGGAAGTTAAGGCAGGGCGAAGCACGGAGAACCTAGCGGAGGGCAATAACGGGCGGAGTCAGCCTTAG
- a CDS encoding S1/P1 Nuclease, with protein sequence MRLSTILLAAVARPVVSWGNVGHRTVGYLAEKYLTDEAAAIYGDLLANDRNYDFSDAATWADTLRGHMGWVSKYHYINPRDDPPSMCGMKYPQDCPSSGCIISAITNYVRTTLASQQSSRLTCSDQTSQILDTSLPHIDRKNATMFVIHFLGDIHQPLHATGLLRGGNDIRPVCWRRQPNHGVCNGPMSLHSVWDTQIPHRIRGLPPHLSIPQEKVAAASWAADLYQRQEQAGVNATDGQCIDLKTGSCALGWATESNAYVCSHVLKKGLAWLKSNDLSEGYFDENWEVVDEVIGKAGVRLGAWLNAIAERLSAEKKEPVFEDL encoded by the exons ATGCGTCTCTCTACTATTCTCCTGGCCGCGGTCGCCAGACCGGTCGTTTCTTGGGGCAATGTCGGTCACCGCACCGTCGGATATCTCGCCGAGAAGTACCTGACTGATGAAGCCGCCGCCATCTACGGAGACCTGCTCGCCAACGATCGCAACTATGACTTCTCTGATGCTGCGACTTGGGCCGATACACTCAGAGGCCACATGGGCTGGGTAAGCAAGTATCACTACATCA ATCCCCGCGACGACCCCCCTAGTATGTGCGGCATGAAGTACCCTCAAGACTGCCCATCCAGCGGCTGCATCATCTCCGCCATCACAAACTACGTAAGAACCACCCTTGCATCGCAGCAATCATCAAGACTGACCTGCTCGGACCAGACATCTCAAATACTCGATACGAGCCTCCCACACATTGACCGCAAGAACGCGACAATGTTTGTAATACACTTCCTGGGCGATATCCATCAGCCCCTGCACGCCACAGGTCTCCTTCGCGGCGGCAACGACATCCGGCCCGTCTGCTGGCGCCGCCAGCCCAATCACGGTGTCTGCAACGGCCCAATGAGCCTGCACTCCGTCTGGGATACCCAGATTCCGCACCGCATCCGCGGTCTGCCGCCGCACCTGAGCATTCCGCAGGAGAAGGTTGCCGCCGCCTCATGGGCAGCTGACCTCTATCAACGCCAAGAGCAGGCGGGTGTCAACGCAACGGACGGGCAGTGCATTGATCTCAAGACGGGTTCGTGTGCGTTGGGCTGGGCCACGGAGTCGAATGCGTACGTCTGTTCGCACGTGCTGAAGAAGGGTCTGGCTTGGTTGAAGTCGAATGACCTCAGCGAGGGGTACTTTGATGAGAACTGGGAAGTCGTTGATGAGGTGATTGGGAAGGCGGGCGTGAGGCTGGGAGCGTGGCTGAACGCCATTGCCGAGAGATTATCTGCTGAGAAGAAGGAGCCTGTGTTTGAGGATCTTTGA
- a CDS encoding isochorismatase: protein MSEDLFRPALIVVDFQEDFCPPNGSLAVANGRDIHPVVNSLLRLPFTIKIATKDWHPQDHISFASNHDGKQPFVDAIDIVNPRNSAETFHTRLWPVHCVQGTPGAALVPELDASAVDTVIEKGQNKDVEMYSVFYDPFQSPRVSDSGLAASLKDKRVTDVYVVGLAGDYCVKCTALDAQKEGFRTFIVEEGTRPVDAEKWDECKGALEASGVKIISMEGPEVRRVGAVGRG, encoded by the exons ATGTCCGAGGACCTATTCAGACCAGCGCTGATCGTCGTTGACTTTCAAGAAGACTTTTGCCCGCCT AACGGCTCACTTGCCGTGGCAAACGGCCGCGACATTCATCCCGTTGTCAACTCACTACTACGCCTGCCGTTCACGATCAAGATTGCTACGAAAGACTGGCATCCCCAAGACCACATCTCGTTCGCATCAAACCACGATGGCAAGCAACCCTTCGTCGATGCCATCGATATCGTCAACCCGCGAAACAGCGCCGAGACATTCCACACCCGCCTGTGGCCAGTGCACTGTGTACAGGGTACGCCCGGTGCAGCCCTGGTGCCGGAGCTAGATGCCTCGGCCGTAGACACTGTTATCGAAAAGGGCCAGAATAAGGACGTTGAGATGTACAGCGTCTTTTACGACCCCTTCCAATCACCCAGAGTGTCCGACAGCGGACTTGCGGCCTCTCTCAAGGACAAGCGCGTCACGGACGTCTATGTGGTCGGTCTGGCTGGTGACTACTGCGTCAAGTGTACCGCCCTGGATGCCCAGAAGGAGGGGTTCCGGACCTTCATCGTGGAAGAGGGTACCAGGCCGGTGGACGCTGAGAAATGGGACGAGTGCAAGGGCGCCCTGGAGGCCAGCGGAGTCAAGATCATCAGCATGGAGGGCCCGGAGGTCCGTAGGGTTGGAGCGGTTGGACGGGGTTGA